In the Clostridium cellulovorans 743B genome, CTCTTTAATGAACATTTGTTCACTTCTATGGTAATAGCTACCCTCTTGAAGTATTGGTAGCATATCTTTTAACAATCTTCTATATCTAACTTGTCATCTATATCACAAAACAAAATATCTATAATATTATTTATATATCTTTTAACTTCTCTCCCATCCTCTTTTTCATTTAGTATAATAGCTACGCTTTCTACTAAATTACATGCTAAAAGATAAATTATAAAATTATCCTTAAGCTTTTTTCCCTTAAAAGAGAGGTCATAATTAAGTTTTTTTGTTACAGTCCCTGTTACCCATTCAGCAAAGAATGTTTTACAATTTTCATATATAGTCCCTTCACTACCGTTAAATAATATAGCAAGTTCTGTGCTTTTAGTCTCGAATACCTTCATTATTTTCTCTAAGAGCTCAATAAATATGTATTCTGCCTTCTCGTCTAACTTAACATTCTCAAGGGCTGTAATATATTCTACTATTTTATTATATACATCTCCAATTAATGTCTTATACAAATCCTCTTTACTGTCAAAATATTTATATATATTCCCCACAGAGGTTTCAGAATTTTTAGCTATAGTTCTAACAGACGACTTATTGTATCCTTTAAGTTTAAATTCCTTTAAAGCTTCGGAAATGATTTTGTTCTTTGTTTCTTCCTTTAAGTATTGCACAAAAGAAAACCTCCGTTCATTTTTACTATTCTACTCCTATTAAATACAAATGTAAATACCAAAGTTAATCTTTATCTAAAAGAATCTTTACCTTTACACATTAATAGAGTCCTTAAATTTTATTCGTACAGAAAAAAAGCAGACAATGCATATAAACACTGACTACTCACC is a window encoding:
- a CDS encoding TetR/AcrR family transcriptional regulator, yielding MQYLKEETKNKIISEALKEFKLKGYNKSSVRTIAKNSETSVGNIYKYFDSKEDLYKTLIGDVYNKIVEYITALENVKLDEKAEYIFIELLEKIMKVFETKSTELAILFNGSEGTIYENCKTFFAEWVTGTVTKKLNYDLSFKGKKLKDNFIIYLLACNLVESVAIILNEKEDGREVKRYINNIIDILFCDIDDKLDIEDC